TGTATTACTACATGCGGAGTCTGGCTGTCTCCAACCCCATCCTCACTGCCAAGGAGAGTCTAATGAGCCTGTTTGAGGAGGCCAAACgcaaggtcagacacacacacaccgacacacacacacacaagcactcctCATTGAGGAGTCAGGTCAGACACACCCCCTCCTCATACCCCTGGTCTTCATTAAGCACGTCAGGTGTATTTACGAGTCGAGCTCCGGCCGACGTAAATCCATGAGCAAATGGGCCTGGCTGaggcctccccctccgccccctcatcCACGCAGAcctgcctcacacactcacacacaccccattatCGTCTAATCACATTATTCATGAGCTCGTGTCGCTGTGTCTTTCCCAGTCTTGCTCCCCTGACGTTTTGACGCTCATGTACAAGTCGAtctctccccgcctctctctcttctcccccctctcccccccccccctccccttctccccccgcaTCCAGGCCGACCAGCTGGAGCGTCGCCGACGCCAGGAGTCGGAAGGGGGCTCCAGGGGCCCGGCGGTGCGGGGGGCCGGCGGGCGCGGGGAAGAGGGGGCCCGGGTGGAGACCTGGATCCGGCCCAGCGGGCCGGTGGGGGCGCGGCGCGGCGGGGGCAGCGAGTCCAGCAGGGACTCTGAGCAGGACGGGGAGCTGGGCTGCCTGAGCGCCAGCGAcgtgagtaacacacacacacacctacacacacacacacacctacacacacacacacacctacacacacacctacacacacacacacacacctacacacacacacacacacctacacacacacacacacctacacatgccCCTTTTACATAGTGTCAgctcagacgtgtgtgtgtaggtgtgtcgcTCTCTTTGAGACTTCAGCGCACCCCGTTGACGCAGCGTCACGCCCGCGCTGTTCCATAGGTGCGGGTAAAGAGCGTGGGCGTGCACATGCTCTTATCACACAGGAGCGCGGagaacgcacgcacgcgcacactcgCGACCTTGGACACGTCCCAGCCTCCCACACGCtccgctcacctctctctctctctctctcgctctctctccgttctgcctctctctctctttctgtcccttctctctctctctttcccttccctcctccaatcAGCAGCTGGTGTAGGAGGATAAGGCCTCCACTGGTTAAACATGAGCGGCAGTTGAGCAAACAGGACCGACTCGTAAGAAAAGGTGTTTCGAAGGACTTTGCGGTCCACAAGGTCGTTTCGGGACAAGTGCGTGTCCAGAAGGCCTTTTCTAAGATGCCAAAGGCAGACATTCTCCTGCACTCGTCTTTCCGGGCCGTTCCGTCTCTTCCGGTTTCTGAGGGCGGTTTAGGCCTCCGCTCCATTACACGAGTGTGCACCTTgtgagagggacacacacacacaggtttcctCCCgcacgctccctctctcctagacAAAGTGAAACGGCCCTGTGACTCAGCCTCCACAGAGGACGGGGGCCATTGTGGGCCGCCCGTCATCGGCGTCTCTATGGCGACGCGCCCgttgtaaacacacacgcacacacaatgtccTCTTAGGCGCGCCATGCGTCGCTCCTTTGTGCGTTTGCGTCAGAGAGGTTCCAATCAGGTCGCTTCTCGGTAGACGTCCTCGGGGCTGAATCGATGGATTCCAAgaaaccccacccccccccctatacGCTACTTCCGCCTGTCTTGTTTGGTCGTCGCCACTAATCGTTTACATCCTGtaccagtcccccagtccttcggtgggtgtgtatatagatatatataattttttaacCCTCTactttccttccccctctctttgtctctctcttctcactctttcgcgtctctctcctctctctctctttttgactTCTTTCACaccgtttcctctctctcctctctctctctctctctgacctctcacaccgttttcctctctcctctctctctctctcccctgtctggcCCTAATCTCATTGTTCTTCTGCCTTGCTCTTGTTTTTGACGATGCTCATAacgtcctccctcccctctgtctcctctacctccccctcttcacccccccccaccctctctctctctccttgtgtgtttcctctctctctctctccctcctctccctccagctcaacAAGCACTTCATCCTGAGCCTCCTGTACACGCACGGGAAGCTCTTCACCAAAGTAGGGTGAGTGTTCCCGGCACACCGTCTCACCGGGCGCCGGTCCCCTCAGGGCCGCCGTGACCTGACActgggtgtgggggctgtgtgtgttcacgtgtgtgtgtgtgtgttcacgtgtgtgtgtgttccagcatgGAGTCCTTTCCCGACGTGGCCGGCCGCGTGCTCCAGGAGTTCCGGGCTCTTCTCCAGCACAGCCCCTCCCCGCTGGGCTGCACGCGCACCCTGCAGATCATCACCATCAACATGTTCACCATCCACAACGCCCAGAGCCGAGgtgacacgcgcgcacacacacacacacacacacacacacaacaggatgCCTTGGTATGGTCGTTGCAGGGCAGGTCTTaagagcagctgtgtgtgtgtgtttctcagacaAGGATGGGGAGGTGAGGTCGGTGTTGCAGGAGCAGACCATAGCTCTGGGTCTGGCCATGTTTGGACTGCTGGTCCAGCGCTGCACGGAACTGCTGAGAGAGactcctgcaggtacacacacacacacacagtctcacacatacatacacactggctctcaagcacacacacacacatgcgcatacTTACCGTCTCTGTCCCTGCCACCTGTCTCCCAGAGCCCGTcatggcggaggaggaggagggggggggaggggaggagctggagggcaTGGTGAGGGTGTCGGCCTTCCCAGCGGACCTGAGAGACCTGCTGCCCAGCATCAAGGTGTGGTCTGATTGGATGCTGGGACACCCTGACCTGTGGAACCCGCCGCCCTGCAGTATTGAGTGAGTGcgctctctctggcctctctctctgtgtcactctgtctcttttctctctccctctctctctctctctctctgtgtctctctgtctctttcccctctacttctctccctctctgtgtctctctccctctcttacacacacacacgtactcagactctttcagaaacacacacacacagtaaccccccctccccccccccccccccccccccagcggcaGCCCGGACGTGTGGCGGTGCCTGGCTCACCTGTGCAACGCGCTGGCGCGGGTGGACCACGGGGAGGCGCCGCTGTACAAGGCGGACGGGGACGGCGGCGAGGGCGACGAGGACCtgcgcctgctgctgctggaggaggaccGCCTGCTGGCCGGGTTCGTGCCCCTGCTGGCCGCGCCCCAGGAGCCCTGCTACATCGACCGCCACGCCGACACGGTGAGAGGGGGCGAGAAACCATgtctgtttgagagagagagagagagagagagagagagagagggagagggagagggagagggagttttTCCCTCAGTTGTGTCCTGTCTGCTTGCTGGAAGGCTGAAAGTGTCTGTAGGTATGATGGAGGTTGTATGTTAGGGGGGCAGGGCCGGGGGTTACGGTGGTGTGTGGTGAATCCGTGTTATTTCCATGGCAACACCAAGGCCGAAGCGCCGAGTTGTGGTGCGAACAGGCCTTTCTTCTGAAGAAAcgcatctcttcctcctttatTTGTTTTCTTACTCTTTttttggctctctctctgtctctctctgtgtctgcaggcgaTAGCGGCTGACTGTAAGAGAGTGACGGTGCTGAAGTACTTCCTGGAGGCGCTGTGCGGACAGGAAGAGCCCCTCCTGGCCTTCAAGGGAGGCAAATACGTCTCCACGGCAAcctcgcccccgcccccccgcgcGGCCCACGCCAGGAGCCGCCAGGACTCTCagacggagagggaggtgggtagtccccacccccacccccctcctctctctctccttcttgctcctcctcctctcctaccttcaccttcctgctctcctccctctcctcctcccccccccccccatcaccctcctccttccaccgCGAGGTTTAAAACCGGCGCCGTGTCCGTCCGCAGAGCGACGACGTCatcgtggaggaggaggaggagtcgtcGGAGTCGTCGGAGGAGGGTGAGCGGAACGGCGAGGACGGCGGGGCGAGCGAGGACGACATCCGCGAGCTGAGGGCTCGGCGCCACGCGCTCACCAGCAAGCTGGCCCAGCAGCAGAGACGCCGGGACAAGATCCAGGtacgcgcacgcacgcgcgcctcTTCCGAGGCATCTAGCTGGACCCGCGCGTGGTCTTGACGTGGCCGTGTGTCTGGTCCCTCCCCCAGGAGGCGCTGCAGCCGTGCGgccagctggagctggaggtgtgTCCCGTCTTCCTGGTCCCTGACACCAACGCCTTCGTCGACCACCTGGCGGGCCTGAGGGCCCTGCTGCTGTCCAGCACGTACATACTGGTGGTGCCTCTCATaggtgagagagactgtgtgtgtgtgtgtgtgtccagcgttTGAGAGAGGCGTGTtagattgtgtgcgtgtgttgagaATCGCCATCCTGGTCGTACAATTCCTAGCTGAGTcaccttaatgtgtgtgtgtgtgtctcccagtgATCACAGAGTTGGACGGCCTGGCTAAGGGCCAGGAGAGCGGGGGGCCAGGGCCcacggggggcaggggagggggcggCGGCGGTCACCGCGGCAACCCCGGGGGGGCGAGCTCGGCCCACGCCCGGGCCGTGCAGGACAAGGCCAGGCTGGCGGTGGCCTTCCTGGAGCGAGGCTTCGAGGCCAGGGAGCCCCGCCTCCGAGCCCTGACCAGCCGGGGCAGCCAGCTGGACTCCATCGCCTTCCGCAGCGAGGACACCTCGGGGCagcaggtgtgtaggtgtgtgtgtgtgtgtgtgtgtgtgtgtaggtgtgtgtgttgatccgGTGCTGATTGGTCGCCCTCTCGCGTCACAGGGGAACAATGACGACGTGATCCTGTCCTGCTGTCTCCACTACTGCAaagacaaggccaaggacttCATGCCAGCACAGAGGAgtatgtagcacacacacacacacacacacacgcacacggtgCATGTTAGTGATATTGATAACCCTGTTTGTTCTAacgtttccccccccctctctctcgctctctctctctctctccttccctctctctccttccctctctctcacttcccctctctctctgcccccctccttccctctctctccctccttccctctctctccctccttccctctctctcccttccgctctctctctctctccctccttccctctctctcccttccgctctctctctccctccttccctctctctcccttccgctctccctctctctccctccttccctctctctccctctttcgccctccctctcctccctctctcagatgGGCCGGTGCGTTTGAGAAGGGAGGTGGTCCTCCTCACAGACGACCGCAACCTGCGCGTCAAAGCTCTGACCCGCAACGTCCCCGTCAGGGACATCCCGGCCTTCCTCAGCTGGGCCAAGGTGGGCTGACCCGGGGCcagtctccagccccccccagggAACCCAAACCGCTGAAGAACCGCTGGCCCACTcaaccaggaagtggaggaacACACGAACgcagaagggggaggaagaggaggaggaggagagagagagtgggacggGGGAGAGGGATATAAAAcgccttttttggggggaagaagaaaaaaaacacccgAACAAAATGACACTAAAAAGGCATTTGGTGTGTTTGAAACGCGAAAAGGATTCCGAGTCGTTTTCTGAGATGagctttctcctcccccccccccctcctctctcgtagcgaggtgtgtgtgtgtgtgtgtgtgtgtgagagtgtgtgtaggccAGCGAGCATCTTATTGAGACGGGGAGACGAGAGAGTTAGAAATTCAGGGcccggcagagaggagagagagagttgttgaGAGTGTTGTAATACTGGGTCGTCCGGTACAGCGTGCAAGCCTGCAGTGTCAGTTTGTAAGGACAGCCGTGTTTCtgtcacaacaacacacagcaatggagggagggagcgagggagctgAAGGCTTTAAGGAAGAGAGGTTAAGAGGAGATTTAAAGAGGCCATTCCCTCTAGAGAGTTAACATATGTCTGAGAGTCTAGCTAACCGCTAGGGCTCTTaacaatgaagagagagaggggggtaatgTGCCAGTCAGGGCAGGAATATGTTGTTTGGGGTAGGGACACTGAAAGCCACCCCTGCTCTTTATGTAGAACCCCTTCCATGGTCAGGTTCCAATTCTGTACTGACCAGGAAGTGTTAGGGTCATTTCCTGCTGACCCAGGAAGTGGTTTCAACGCCAGGTGCAACTGCCCACTTGGAGTTGTTGCCCCAGCTTGACGTTGACCTACGGGGTCATTACCAAGTTGGTGTATGTGGAAAAATTcaaagacaacaacaaaaaaacaacaaaaaatagtTTGCCGTTTTTCTTTATCATTTGTACATTGGTAATGCTTGTTTGAGTGTTGCTGTAGTGGTGGGCTCCTATCTGTGTTAGTTCACTGTTGTCTGCGGAGCTGCTCATTCCAGCCAAGCCATCAACAAGTCTGATTCACCTCCTCGTCTCAGATAACCTGCCAGAAGacagtttgtgggggtttgctGATGACTTGTCAGGCTAGTTCCTGGTAACATTCTTGAATCGACATCGACGCTCCTGAAACCACATAGGCTACCGCTAAACACAGAAGCTCACTGATCACGAGACGACACGGGTTATTAtggttttcccttttttttatcCTTCCAATTACTTTCGTTTCATTTGAATATCGTCACATTATTTTAGCCATATCATTTCATTTGTGCATTTAAACCCTGATTTCTCCGTTTATCACTTTGTTGTTAGGTATCCTTGACGTCATACGTACAGACGAATCCTTCCGTGCAGTGTGCGCGCCGGTCAAATATTTACAAAGGAAGGATTCATTTCTCTATTATACCATGtcaacatgcacacataccaTCACTATGTTTTCTGTCACAGCTTGACAATGTTGTGTGGCATCCATTGGCCTCCGACTCCTGTATTTATGCACCAGTAAAAGTGACAACGTGTTTTCttcgccccacctcctgcacAGCATGATTTCGCTAAGTGCTTCTGATGAGGTTCCAAAACTTGGGTTAGGGAACCCGTTTCTGTCAACAGTTCTGTAAATGACTCGCATGTAAACTGTACCTGCTTACGTAACGTCCCAGCTTTCTGTCAAGTTGCAGTGCATTGGAGCTATTTCTGAATGAGATCATCTGCATCGTTGTGGTGTGTTTATCCTTCACGGATCACCAGTTCTGCAAGGTCGTCATCTGACGTTTGCCGTGCCATTTCAGTGCCGCTGTGTGTTTTTATATGGCGACAACACCCTGGCTAGGCAAATCAACATGCATGTGTTATCACGCTGTTGTGAACTGTTCTCTGTCGGTTTCTTCAATAAATCCTTTTAATTTCATTCACAGCTAGATATGGTTTCATTGTTTTGAGCGTCCCACTTGGCGCAAGCTTTTTAAATGGAACAATTTTAAGCTGTGCCCTGTTGCCTGTGTAGTTTGTCTGATCTTTCAAGCCAGTCTTTATTATGGACATGTACTATTATTCATATTTGGGGACGGGTATAGCTCAGTCATGGAGCATACAGCAGCATATAGCTCACCAGTTCCAACCTCTCTCTGTACTTGGCATTGGATAATGTCATCTGCTAAATAACATTAGTCATTACCATTGATCTGCCAAACCCTGCACAGAATGCCCATTCTATTATCCTCCGTCTTGATGATACTGCAAATTCATCGTGGATTCCTTTGCATCGCGCTCCCTCTTGTGGCAGGAAGCTAAAGAGAAGCCGCACTCTtccggggtggggggtgggggggtcaactGCAACCTGTGTCCCCAGGGAGAGGAGTCTAGCCCTGGGCAGCAGAAGGGGAAATGCCTGGAGATAAAACCAGGGACAAGGATAGGGCAAGGCCAGGGCAACTTCCACTGTTAATCCGTACTACACCGCAGGATCCAATATGCAGCGTGCcgcattttgaaaatgtaaacagagagagggagggagagaaagagagagaagaacctGGTTGTGCAGTCTGCTCCTCCAGGATGCTTCCCTCGCGCCTAGATACAGACCACACAAGCAGGTCCTAATTCCCATCGTCAGGACAACCAGGCTGCCATCAGCCAATCAAAACACTGGAAGGACCGGATCTGCAAGATGATTGGTTTCCCAGCCTGCAGTCTGTTATGGAATGCCCATATTTAACCTCTACAGTGCTGCGAGCCAAtccctggtgtgtgtttcctttTCCTCGCACAGTTTATGATCTCAGATGATGAACCTCCTCATTTCATTCAGATTTCTGTGTGACATGAATCAAGATTCAGTGCTTGAGATGTACGGACATTACAatccaaaatgatgcagagccTGTTCTCCACATCAGTCAGCTGTTGGGAAACACTAGTGTGTCACTGTCAGATGGTGAATCAGTCACTCAATAGCTGTTTGTCAAGAACCTTAGAACAAAGAACGTCAAAACCGGGCTTTCTGCGCAGTCAGGGACTTTCCACTTTACAGCAGGTTGTGTCAATAACTCTAGAAAAACACCATTGCATACCATGGAAGCCTAATGTAACATTag
The Osmerus mordax isolate fOsmMor3 chromosome 25, fOsmMor3.pri, whole genome shotgun sequence DNA segment above includes these coding regions:
- the smg6 gene encoding telomerase-binding protein EST1A, whose protein sequence is MGRNRTGERAVEGSEQGKADSSEATSASSKRYSKSDIRRPRNRKYSTSSASSGTSLDGPAGQGGGEGRARRERLGLGRRDRGEAGPDGRGRGGGGGGGGGGQLQSRRRPPAEMSSTDSMDESETGDRADDHRRKRRDGEEDWSPERRRENENRGRGQRGGGGRGGGILRMPLEKQAGTSQVTSVHGEDPLRRRQGSAPRGRGRGILILPAHTNLSHSPEPGPRLLLFGGNRGGAGLGRGRGGRGGGTRRLWDPNNPDQKPALARSQHPQHPGLQQPMYLQTAGGYGPLHFLDTDDEAAGSPPVRQGEHFQSQQAAALAYYKFQNSDNPYCYPVPAGNAANAPSNPRYPYPYPMSPYQTPPTNGMYPSPGMGQFYAGYRGPGYPQAGPGGGLTPEEAEQQARGELGKLLRAADSQELQLSNLLSRDRLSPDGLDRMAQLRADLLTLYERVILTDIEFSDSQNLDQALWKNVFYQVIEHFRQLLKEPAADAGPHIRTMLLTLLDEGALFFDTLLQKLQAAFQFKLEDYMDGMAIRARPLRKTVKYALMSAQRCMICQGDIARYREQASDSANYGKARSWYLKAQQIAPKNGRPYNQLALLAVYTKRKLDAVYYYMRSLAVSNPILTAKESLMSLFEEAKRKADQLERRRRQESEGGSRGPAVRGAGGRGEEGARVETWIRPSGPVGARRGGGSESSRDSEQDGELGCLSASDLNKHFILSLLYTHGKLFTKVGMESFPDVAGRVLQEFRALLQHSPSPLGCTRTLQIITINMFTIHNAQSRDKDGEVRSVLQEQTIALGLAMFGLLVQRCTELLRETPAEPVMAEEEEGGGGEELEGMVRVSAFPADLRDLLPSIKVWSDWMLGHPDLWNPPPCSIDGSPDVWRCLAHLCNALARVDHGEAPLYKADGDGGEGDEDLRLLLLEEDRLLAGFVPLLAAPQEPCYIDRHADTAIAADCKRVTVLKYFLEALCGQEEPLLAFKGGKYVSTATSPPPPRAAHARSRQDSQTERESDDVIVEEEEESSESSEEGERNGEDGGASEDDIRELRARRHALTSKLAQQQRRRDKIQEALQPCGQLELEVCPVFLVPDTNAFVDHLAGLRALLLSSTYILVVPLIVITELDGLAKGQESGGPGPTGGRGGGGGGHRGNPGGASSAHARAVQDKARLAVAFLERGFEAREPRLRALTSRGSQLDSIAFRSEDTSGQQGNNDDVILSCCLHYCKDKAKDFMPAQRNGPVRLRREVVLLTDDRNLRVKALTRNVPVRDIPAFLSWAKVG